From the Thermoleophilia bacterium genome, one window contains:
- a CDS encoding NAD(P)-dependent oxidoreductase has protein sequence MNDNEETRNLSGQTMLISGGSRGIGLAIALKAAADGANVALLAKTAEPHPKLEGTIFTAAGEIEEAGGNALPIVGDVRSDESIADVVAQTVEKFGGIDICVNNASAIDLSGVDDLRMKSYDLMQDINVRGTYALSKACVPHLRRSGNGHILTLSPPITLEPRWLAPHTAYTIAKYGMTLGALGLAQELREDGVASNALWPRTLVATAAVQNLLGGDAAMKMARTPAIYADAAYFVLTRESREYTGQALLCEDVLKGAGVTDFSSYAADGEGAQLGVDLFVNSVDPA, from the coding sequence ATGAACGACAACGAAGAGACCCGAAACCTGTCCGGCCAGACGATGCTCATTTCCGGCGGCAGCCGGGGAATCGGACTGGCGATCGCCTTGAAGGCCGCGGCCGACGGTGCCAACGTCGCCCTCCTCGCCAAGACCGCGGAGCCGCACCCGAAGCTCGAAGGCACGATCTTTACGGCAGCCGGGGAGATCGAGGAGGCCGGAGGAAACGCGCTGCCGATCGTCGGCGACGTGAGAAGTGACGAAAGCATTGCCGACGTGGTTGCCCAAACCGTCGAGAAGTTTGGCGGGATCGACATCTGCGTCAACAACGCCAGCGCGATCGACCTCTCGGGTGTCGACGACCTCAGGATGAAGAGCTACGACCTGATGCAGGACATCAATGTGCGTGGCACCTACGCGCTCAGCAAGGCTTGCGTGCCTCACCTCAGGAGGAGTGGCAATGGGCACATCCTGACCCTGTCACCGCCGATCACCCTCGAGCCGCGCTGGCTCGCCCCTCACACTGCGTACACGATCGCCAAGTACGGAATGACGCTGGGCGCACTGGGTCTCGCCCAGGAACTGCGTGAAGACGGGGTGGCTTCGAACGCACTGTGGCCGCGAACCCTCGTTGCGACCGCGGCCGTACAGAACCTGCTCGGTGGTGACGCCGCCATGAAGATGGCCCGCACTCCGGCGATCTACGCTGATGCCGCTTATTTCGTACTCACGCGGGAAAGCCGGGAATACACCGGCCAGGCGTTGCTCTGTGAAGACGTGCTCAAGGGCGCCGGTGTCACCGACTTCAGCTCGTATGCCGCCGACGGCGAAGGCGCCCAACTCGGGGTGGACCTGTTCGTAAATTCAGTCGACCCCGCGTAA
- the msrA gene encoding peptide-methionine (S)-S-oxide reductase MsrA, whose protein sequence is MTGTTETAILAGGCFWGLQDLVRKRDGVISTRVGYSGGDVPNATYGNHGTHAEAIEIVFDPEQTSYRDQLEFFFQVHDPSTKDQQGNDRGASYRSAIYYLDDRQKQVAEDTIADVDGSGLWPGKVVTEVEPAGPFWEAEPEHQDYLEHYPNGYTCHFVRPDWKLPRRAEQVNS, encoded by the coding sequence TTGACCGGAACGACTGAAACAGCAATTCTTGCCGGCGGCTGCTTTTGGGGCCTCCAGGACCTGGTCCGCAAGCGGGACGGTGTGATCTCCACGAGGGTCGGATACTCCGGCGGCGACGTGCCGAACGCGACCTACGGCAACCACGGCACCCACGCGGAGGCGATCGAGATCGTCTTCGACCCGGAACAGACGTCTTACCGGGACCAGCTCGAGTTCTTCTTCCAGGTGCACGACCCGTCCACAAAGGACCAACAGGGCAACGATCGCGGTGCCAGCTACCGGTCCGCGATCTACTACCTGGACGACCGGCAGAAGCAGGTCGCCGAAGACACGATCGCCGACGTCGACGGGTCAGGCCTCTGGCCGGGCAAGGTCGTCACCGAAGTCGAACCGGCCGGCCCGTTCTGGGAGGCCGAGCCCGAACACCAGGACTATCTCGAGCACTACCCCAATGGCTACACCTGCCATTTCGTCCGGCCGGACTGGAAGCTGCCGAGGCGGGCCGAACAGGTGAACAGCTAG
- a CDS encoding amidase, whose translation MEAVLARIDEVEPEVNAWIHLERDGALAQAKAADRRKRRPLLYGIPICVKDVIDVAGMPTTAGSANWSRMPVTDADAVGRLRAAGAIVVGKGNTNEFAFGIDGRNSHWGDCHNPDDPSRLSGGSSSGPAAATASGMALGGLGTDTSGSIRVPASLCGLVGMRPTLNLIPMHGVFPLAHSYDVVGPLGRTAGDVAILMSALLGRDAPEPMIAPIDPAELRVAIAEDLLERAGEDVAALIAQTTAELERRGATLARVRVPEIQAVDNIHRTIQLYEVAQVHSGWFEVLKDDYEEPVRDRLEEGRKITASEYEAAQEDRIKVIAGFAEAMKDCDVLLAPATPVTAPLLASDTVTIDGDEISQRSALLSCVTSLSQLESPVITVPIGRIDGLPAGLQILGRPETEPLLLGVAGAVEAVVA comes from the coding sequence ATGGAAGCTGTGCTGGCCCGGATCGACGAGGTTGAACCGGAAGTCAACGCGTGGATCCACCTTGAGCGTGACGGCGCGCTGGCCCAGGCAAAGGCGGCTGACCGCCGGAAACGACGGCCGCTGCTCTATGGCATCCCGATCTGCGTGAAAGACGTGATCGACGTCGCCGGGATGCCGACCACGGCGGGGTCGGCGAACTGGTCGCGAATGCCGGTGACGGACGCCGATGCGGTCGGGCGGCTGCGCGCGGCCGGAGCGATCGTCGTCGGCAAGGGCAATACGAACGAGTTTGCCTTCGGCATCGACGGCCGCAACTCGCACTGGGGCGATTGCCACAACCCGGACGACCCGTCACGCCTTTCCGGCGGTTCCAGCTCGGGCCCGGCCGCGGCCACCGCGTCAGGCATGGCGCTGGGCGGCCTCGGAACCGACACCAGCGGTTCGATCCGGGTCCCGGCTTCGCTCTGCGGCCTGGTCGGGATGCGGCCCACCCTGAACCTGATTCCGATGCATGGCGTCTTCCCACTGGCTCACTCTTACGACGTGGTCGGCCCGCTCGGCCGGACCGCCGGCGACGTGGCGATCCTGATGTCGGCCCTGCTCGGTCGTGATGCGCCGGAGCCGATGATCGCCCCGATTGATCCGGCGGAACTTCGTGTTGCGATCGCTGAGGATCTGCTGGAACGGGCCGGGGAGGACGTAGCCGCCTTGATCGCGCAGACGACCGCGGAACTGGAACGACGCGGAGCGACGCTCGCCCGGGTCCGGGTGCCGGAGATTCAGGCGGTTGACAACATCCACCGGACCATCCAGCTGTACGAAGTCGCCCAGGTCCATTCCGGGTGGTTCGAAGTGTTGAAAGACGACTACGAAGAACCGGTCCGGGACCGCCTCGAGGAAGGCCGGAAGATCACTGCCTCTGAATACGAAGCTGCGCAAGAGGACCGCATCAAAGTGATCGCCGGTTTCGCCGAGGCGATGAAGGACTGCGACGTGCTCCTGGCACCGGCAACCCCGGTCACGGCGCCCTTGCTCGCTTCCGACACCGTGACGATCGACGGCGACGAAATCTCCCAGCGGTCGGCGCTGCTCTCCTGCGTGACCTCACTCAGCCAGCTGGAGAGTCCGGTGATCACGGTTCCGATCGGCCGGATCGACGGGTTGCCCGCCGGACTCCAGATTCTTGGCCGGCCCGAAACCGAGCCGTTGCTTCTCGGCGTGGCCGGTGCGGTTGAAGCCGTTGTGGCCTGA
- a CDS encoding cupin domain-containing protein, with product MSIVWPDRFRVSSLSFIAAKLKLPQNTLASSSRHVASLTARSPLFESDLGSVTQLTRESFPILKRLSIKRLLLAPGAIREPHWHANASELTYCVSGSALVTIFGDANAVSTFTIDAGQMFHAPSGSIHHIESVGSDEAELIVGFRHELPEDFSFHGALGAMTDSVLGNTYDLPASAFTAIPRDTESRYIVGREAEPHIPSAADDEDPLKFDLEAQAAPIDSPAGSAKVARSQVWPVLGDISMYSLRVTTQGMREPHWHPGTAEMGYVRSGRARMTVQDPDGSIDTYDLGPGDVYFIPRAYSHHIENTGEGEFHFLIFFDQSTPGDIGFRASGSAFSPGVLAATLGVPVEELPELPNTPEDPLIVDRINPVDPI from the coding sequence ATGAGCATCGTCTGGCCGGACAGGTTTCGGGTCTCTTCGTTGTCGTTCATCGCGGCGAAGCTTAAGCTCCCTCAGAACACCTTGGCCTCCTCGTCACGACACGTCGCTTCCCTCACCGCCCGCTCTCCCCTCTTCGAGAGCGACCTCGGCTCGGTCACACAGCTGACCAGGGAGTCCTTTCCGATCCTGAAAAGACTGTCGATCAAGCGCCTCCTGCTGGCGCCGGGTGCAATCCGCGAGCCGCACTGGCACGCCAACGCATCCGAACTGACCTACTGCGTGTCCGGTTCCGCCCTAGTCACGATCTTCGGTGACGCAAACGCGGTGTCCACGTTCACCATCGACGCCGGCCAGATGTTCCACGCACCTTCCGGATCGATTCACCACATCGAGAGCGTCGGCAGTGACGAGGCCGAACTGATCGTCGGCTTCCGGCACGAACTTCCGGAGGACTTCTCGTTCCACGGCGCCCTCGGCGCGATGACCGATTCGGTGCTCGGAAACACCTACGACCTCCCGGCGTCCGCCTTCACCGCGATCCCCCGGGACACCGAGAGCCGGTACATCGTCGGCCGGGAGGCTGAGCCCCACATCCCGTCGGCCGCCGACGACGAGGATCCGCTCAAGTTCGACCTCGAGGCACAAGCCGCCCCGATCGATTCGCCTGCGGGATCGGCAAAGGTCGCTCGGAGTCAGGTCTGGCCGGTTCTCGGGGACATCTCGATGTATTCGCTCCGGGTCACCACGCAAGGAATGCGCGAGCCGCACTGGCACCCGGGGACCGCAGAGATGGGATACGTCCGCAGCGGCCGCGCCCGGATGACCGTTCAGGACCCGGACGGCAGCATCGACACCTACGATCTCGGACCCGGTGACGTCTATTTCATCCCCCGCGCGTACTCCCACCACATCGAAAACACAGGCGAGGGCGAGTTCCATTTCCTGATCTTCTTCGACCAGTCCACGCCGGGCGACATCGGCTTCCGGGCTTCTGGTTCGGCGTTCTCCCCCGGGGTTCTGGCGGCAACCCTCGGTGTGCCGGTCGAAGAGTTGCCGGAGTTGCCGAACACGCCAGAGGACCCTCTTATCGTTGACCGGATCAATCCGGTTGATCCGATCTGA
- a CDS encoding MBL fold metallo-hydrolase has product MDSQPLTVDLMHLGYPKAMSAHLIDDVIVDPGSEKTIDRVIEALDGRTPRAILLTHIHFDHAGGTGRLVEKYPEVEVWVHERGAPHMIDPERLVASARKVFGQHFDLLWGEVVPVPEANVRILEGGESEGDWEVAYTPGHAQHHVCYLHLPTRTAFTGDVTGVRIDSGPAFPPTPPPDIDPPLWHESLETVSAWDPECIAFMHFGQTTDAQNQISTMHESLDEFSEISRITDAAEMTEWIRAWVTERAGAEAVDYYWRAGPFEGMWSGFDRYWQRKVA; this is encoded by the coding sequence ATGGATTCTCAACCCCTCACAGTCGACCTCATGCATCTGGGCTACCCCAAAGCGATGTCGGCGCACCTGATTGACGACGTGATCGTTGATCCGGGATCCGAAAAGACCATCGACCGGGTGATCGAGGCACTCGACGGGCGGACACCCAGGGCGATCCTCCTCACCCACATTCACTTTGATCACGCCGGCGGCACCGGCCGACTGGTCGAGAAGTACCCGGAGGTCGAAGTCTGGGTCCATGAACGCGGCGCGCCGCACATGATCGATCCGGAGCGACTCGTCGCCAGCGCTCGCAAGGTCTTCGGCCAGCACTTCGATCTGCTCTGGGGTGAGGTGGTTCCGGTGCCGGAGGCCAACGTAAGGATCCTCGAAGGCGGCGAGAGTGAGGGCGACTGGGAGGTCGCCTATACCCCGGGCCACGCCCAGCACCACGTTTGTTACCTCCACCTCCCCACACGAACCGCCTTCACCGGCGATGTGACCGGAGTCCGGATCGACAGCGGTCCGGCCTTTCCTCCCACCCCGCCCCCGGACATCGATCCGCCGCTTTGGCACGAGTCCCTCGAAACGGTGTCTGCCTGGGATCCAGAGTGCATCGCTTTCATGCATTTCGGGCAGACGACAGACGCCCAGAATCAGATCTCGACGATGCACGAATCACTCGACGAGTTCTCGGAGATTTCACGGATCACCGACGCCGCAGAAATGACCGAATGGATCCGAGCCTGGGTGACCGAGCGTGCCGGAGCGGAAGCGGTCGACTACTACTGGCGGGCCGGTCCGTTCGAGGGAATGTGGTCGGGCTTCGATCGCTACTGGCAGCGAAAGGTCGCTTGA